One segment of Anopheles stephensi strain Indian chromosome 3, UCI_ANSTEP_V1.0, whole genome shotgun sequence DNA contains the following:
- the LOC118514406 gene encoding uncharacterized protein LOC118514406, protein MKSAIIALVLFAAIATQTLALPTDCVKHSSNVDRHTVRLYDCDGLNYELGSNCLSKYFHPTEVQDYPRRSCNCGKCDTCRDSHYPCSHYPYSHYPYSHYPHRYGFAAHVGRFAF, encoded by the exons ATGAAGTCGGCCATCATCGCACTTGTCCTGTTCGCAGCCATTGCCACTCAAACACTGGCACTTCCCACCG ATTGTGTCAAGCATAGTTCCAATGTGGATCGTCACACCGTGCGGCTGTACGATTGCGATGGGCTTAACTACGAGCTGGGTTCGAACTGTCTTTCGAAATACTTCCATCCGACCGAAGTGCAGGACTACCCTCGTCGGAGCTGCAACTGTGGCAAGTGTGACACCTGCCGAGACTCACACTATCCATGCTCGCACTACCCATACTCACACTACCCGTACTCGCACTACCCACACCGTTACGGATTCGCTGCGCACGTGGGCCGTTTTGCTTTCTGA